One stretch of Terriglobia bacterium DNA includes these proteins:
- a CDS encoding N-acetyltransferase: MEIREFQPSDLPILSKIDEACFPPGISYSRKELAGYIGFRSARAWVAEDEGAIAGFLVANREPGRVGHIITIDVVKRARRQGTGTRLMKVAEQWACKARLRIIYLETAEDNLAAQSFYEALGYRKLEKIERYYSNGLAAWVMVKNLE, translated from the coding sequence ATGGAGATTCGCGAATTTCAGCCTTCGGACCTGCCAATCCTTTCCAAAATTGATGAGGCATGTTTCCCCCCCGGGATTTCCTACTCACGGAAGGAGCTGGCGGGATATATCGGTTTCCGTTCGGCCAGGGCATGGGTCGCAGAAGACGAGGGCGCGATTGCTGGCTTTCTGGTGGCGAACCGTGAACCGGGGCGCGTTGGGCATATTATTACCATCGATGTCGTGAAGCGCGCGCGGCGCCAGGGTACGGGTACTCGCTTAATGAAAGTGGCTGAGCAGTGGGCGTGCAAGGCCAGGCTGAGAATCATCTACCTCGAGACGGCGGAAGATAACCTGGCGGCGCAGAGTTTTTATGAGGCGCTCGGCTACCGCAAGCTGGAGAAAATTGAGCGGTATTACAGCAATGGCCTGGCGGCTTGGGTGATGGTGAAGAACCTCGAATAG